From a region of the Plasmodium reichenowi strain SY57 apicoplast, whole genome shotgun sequence genome:
- a CDS encoding apicoplast ribosomal protein L4, putative, whose product MNIIILNNNTLNNIIFKYKYNFFIKLYFNNYIKICKLIIYIIKYLYIYNIYMYKHTKNRSKVYFSNRKIRVQKGLGKARLKNFKSPVCKQGACNFGPFYKENKIINKINYRLIFIYLLINKRSNIIIIKLENIINLLNIFYKNKNYCICRLLYLKGIINNKYILINLNNKLFNKNIFINIIMYNYLIFLI is encoded by the coding sequence ATGAATATTATTATTTTAAATAATAATACATTAAATAATATAATATTTAAATATAAATATAATTTTTTTATTAAATTATATTTTAATAATTATATTAAAATATGTAAATTAATAATTTATATTATAAAATATTTATATATATATAATATTTATATGTATAAACATACTAAAAATAGAAGTAAAGTATATTTTAGTAATAGAAAAATAAGAGTACAAAAGGGGTTAGGTAAAGCTAGATTAAAAAATTTTAAATCACCTGTATGTAAACAAGGTGCTTGTAATTTTGGACCTTTTTATAAAGAAAATAAAATTATAAATAAAATAAATTATAGATTAATTTTTATTTATTTATTAATAAATAAACGTAGTAATATTATAATAATTAAATTAGAAAATATTATAAATTTATTAAATATATTTTATAAAAATAAAAATTATTGTATATGTAGATTATTATATTTAAAAGGTATAATTAATAATAAATATATTTTAATTAATTTAAATAATAAATTATTTAATAAGAATATATTTATAAATATTATTATGTATAATTATTTAATATTTTTAATTTAA
- a CDS encoding ribosomal protein L23, putative, whose translation MKEVILNFYLYNILFYKINFLNKFCIIYSIKYFIKSDIKYIIKNIFKIKLINYNNIKINNINKKDFLKKYYITFK comes from the coding sequence ATGAAAGAAGTTATTTTAAATTTTTATTTATATAATATTTTATTTTATAAAATTAATTTTTTAAATAAATTTTGTATTATTTATTCTATAAAATATTTTATAAAATCAGATATAAAATATATAATTAAAAATATATTTAAAATAAAATTAATTAATTATAATAATATAAAAATTAATAATATAAATAAAAAAGATTTTTTAAAAAAATATTATATTACATTTAAATGA
- a CDS encoding apicoplast ribosomal protein L2, putative — MILKLKKYNTYKYFKSFGKNNKGYITIYNKGGGNLKYNYKLIDSWYDNYNITINYKVFLFKKIKNYFRNTYIGCILYLSKLNNLQKFIILQHNYIINSIYYLTNINNIKIGSYIQLKYCKLGTYIYNISKDYKKGSIFAKSAGTFAQILSFYKNLVYIKLPSKQYKYINMNNFCYIGVNSNIFHNKFKIKNAGYNIYYNIKPKVRGKAKNVCDHPHGGGKGKTGIGRKYPCSRKGLHSKGYKTIK; from the coding sequence ATGATATTAAAATTAAAAAAATATAATACTTATAAATATTTTAAAAGTTTTGGTAAAAATAATAAAGGATATATTACTATTTATAATAAAGGAGGTGGAAATTTAAAATATAATTATAAATTAATAGATAGTTGGTATGATAATTATAATATTACTATAAATTATAAAGTTTTTTTATTTAAAAAAATAAAAAATTATTTTAGAAATACATATATAGGATGTATTTTGTATTTATCTAAATTAAATAATTTACAAAAATTTATTATTTTACAGCATAATTATATAATAAATTCTATATATTATTTAACAAATATTAATAATATTAAAATAGGAAGTTATATACAATTAAAATATTGTAAATTAGGTACATATATATATAATATATCTAAAGATTATAAAAAAGGTAGTATTTTTGCTAAATCAGCAGGTACTTTTGCACAAATATTATCATTTTATAAAAATTTAGTTTATATAAAATTACCTTCTAAACAATATAAATATATAAATATGAATAATTTTTGTTATATCGGTGTAAATAGTAATATTTTTCATAATAAATTTAAAATAAAAAATGCTGGTTATAATATTTATTATAATATTAAACCTAAAGTAAGAGGTAAAGCTAAAAATGTATGTGATCATCCTCATGGTGGAGGTAAAGGAAAAACAGGAATTGGTCGTAAATATCCTTGTTCTAGAAAAGGATTACATTCAAAAGGATATAAAACAATAAAATAA
- a CDS encoding apicoplast ribosomal protein S19, putative encodes MIKLYWLKITINNKYIFMNINKYKYNKNLILNIYNKNLYIYKKLLNLYIKVYNGYKFIPIYINKTKLFNKLGNFIYTKFVKNNIKELLIN; translated from the coding sequence ATGATAAAATTATATTGGTTAAAAATTACTATAAATAATAAATATATATTTATGAATATAAATAAATATAAATATAATAAAAATTTAATTTTAAATATATATAATAAAAATTTATATATTTATAAAAAATTATTAAATTTATATATAAAAGTATATAATGGATATAAATTTATACCTATTTATATAAATAAAACTAAGTTATTTAATAAATTAGGAAATTTTATATATACTAAATTTGTAAAAAATAATATTAAAGAATTATTAATAAATTAA
- a CDS encoding ribosomal protein S3, putative, whose amino-acid sequence MGQKVHPLIFRGLIYKNYLNNFYINISKNKYYLINILLTYFIYYNIYKICNYKEDNYINININFSINKFIITFFLYNRYYNIYNLKYIFILLNYFNYYYYNYYNYICFLKIKYINNINNINVIMYYIKKYYIKYKSLKLIFDYLYNNILKKNNFNIKGLKIKFSGRFKNSLKTKTEIYIYGIISLSTLNNNIKYINDIINTKYGILSIKIWLNI is encoded by the coding sequence ATGGGACAAAAAGTACATCCTTTAATATTTAGAGGGTTAATATATAAAAATTATTTAAATAATTTTTATATAAATATTAGTAAAAATAAATATTATTTAATAAATATATTGTTAACATATTTTATTTATTATAATATATATAAAATATGTAATTATAAAGAAGATAATTATATTAATATAAATATAAATTTTAGTATAAATAAATTTATAATTACATTTTTTTTATATAATAGATATTATAATATATATAATTTAAAATATATATTTATTTTATTAAATTATTTTAATTATTATTATTATAATTACTATAATTATATATGTTTTTTAAAAATAAAATATATAAATAATATAAATAATATTAATGTTATAATGTATTATATAAAAAAATATTATATAAAATATAAATCTTTAAAATTAATATTTGATTATTTATATAATAATATTTTAAAAAAAAATAATTTTAATATAAAAGGATTAAAAATTAAATTTTCAGGTCGTTTTAAAAATAGTTTAAAGACTAAAACAGAAATATATATTTATGGTATTATATCTTTAAGTACGTTAAATAATAATATTAAATATATAAATGATATTATAAATACTAAATATGGTATTTTAAGTATAAAAATTTGGTTAAATATTTAA
- a CDS encoding apicoplast ribosomal protein L16, putative, translating into MTNIIIKKNQKGKIKGKFNLKFLSLYWGIISLDSGFLTKNQLETSKFIINKYLKKIGVYKICIRCIKSLTKKSLKTRMGSGKGSIELYVSPIKKNKLLFEISKISNYIIYTITKVLSYKLPFKLQYIRK; encoded by the coding sequence ATGACTAATATTATAATAAAAAAAAATCAAAAAGGTAAAATAAAAGGTAAATTTAATTTAAAATTTTTAAGTTTATATTGGGGTATTATATCTTTAGATTCTGGTTTTTTAACAAAAAATCAGTTAGAAACTTCAAAATTTATAATAAATAAATATTTAAAAAAAATAGGAGTATATAAAATTTGTATAAGATGTATAAAATCATTAACTAAAAAATCTTTAAAAACTAGAATGGGATCAGGAAAAGGATCTATAGAATTATATGTAAGTCCTATAAAAAAAAATAAATTATTATTTGAAATAAGTAAAATTTCAAATTATATTATTTATACTATAACAAAAGTTTTATCTTATAAATTACCTTTTAAATTACAATATATTAGAAAATAA
- a CDS encoding apicoplast ribosomal protein S17, putative: MNIKIGYVIKNLNINIKIVCISFYKYNFKYKKLLLCNLYIKIYDNRNEVIINDYILFKYYKKSKYCNNRVIKIL; this comes from the coding sequence ATGAATATAAAAATAGGATATGTTATTAAAAATTTAAATATAAATATTAAGATAGTTTGTATATCTTTTTATAAGTATAATTTTAAATATAAAAAATTATTATTATGTAATTTATATATAAAAATATATGATAATAGAAATGAAGTTATTATAAATGATTATATATTATTTAAATATTATAAAAAAAGTAAATATTGTAATAATAGAGTAATAAAAATTTTATGA
- a CDS encoding apicoplast ribosomal protein L14, putative, whose protein sequence is MIYINSILDVIDNSGIFKFKYICTLNKYKNPKYGDIVIGVVYSLYNNNLYKKSDKCKGILVQQKKFLNFKKYYSIKFNKNAVIIINNKLNFVGTKSNNYISKYIKYKLNMNKFKIKFI, encoded by the coding sequence ATGATATATATAAATAGTATATTGGATGTAATAGATAATAGTGGTATATTTAAGTTTAAATATATTTGTACTTTAAATAAATATAAAAATCCTAAATATGGTGATATAGTTATAGGAGTAGTTTATAGTTTATATAATAATAATTTATATAAAAAATCTGATAAATGTAAAGGTATTTTAGTACAACAAAAAAAATTTTTAAATTTTAAAAAATATTATTCTATAAAATTTAATAAAAATGCTGTAATAATTATAAATAATAAGTTAAATTTTGTAGGTACTAAAAGTAATAATTATATATCTAAATATATAAAATATAAATTAAATATGAATAAGTTTAAAATAAAATTTATTTGA
- a CDS encoding apicoplast ribosomal protein S8, putative, with product MIIKFLNNVKYNFKLKRNFILYKYNKVIYYLSILLYNYKYIFKLYILNIYNKYFIFIILNEYKNINYFKVYIKYNQLFYMNFNKLLCFIKFKKYFKGLLILYSSKYKFITHILALKYKIGGILLFYIL from the coding sequence ATGATTATTAAATTTTTAAATAATGTTAAATATAATTTTAAATTAAAAAGAAATTTTATATTATATAAATATAATAAAGTAATATATTATTTAAGTATATTATTATATAATTATAAATATATATTTAAATTATATATTTTAAATATATATAATAAATATTTTATTTTTATAATTTTAAATGAATATAAAAATATTAATTATTTTAAAGTATATATTAAATATAATCAATTATTTTATATGAATTTTAATAAATTATTATGTTTTATAAAATTTAAAAAGTATTTTAAAGGTTTATTAATTTTATATTCTTCAAAATATAAATTTATTACACATATATTAGCTTTAAAATATAAAATTGGTGGTATTTTATTATTTTATATTTTATAA
- a CDS encoding apicoplast ribosomal protein L6, putative, whose amino-acid sequence MINNRKYIVLNNNIKEGNIYLILDIKYLNYIYIFKNNNNIYNINILNNIYIYFIKNNIYYFIFKMYKYIFSNIFNKIQYKKYQLILNVIGINYKFYYIKKGNFLIFQLKYSHKIIIKLPNIIFCNLDVNKNFIYLYSMNIFILNSIGNLINSFQYINKYKELGIKLI is encoded by the coding sequence ATGATAAATAATAGAAAGTATATAGTTTTAAATAATAATATAAAAGAAGGTAATATATATTTAATTTTAGATATAAAATATTTAAATTATATATATATATTTAAAAATAATAATAATATATATAATATTAATATATTAAATAATATATATATATATTTTATAAAAAATAATATTTATTATTTTATATTTAAGATGTATAAGTATATATTTAGTAATATATTTAATAAAATACAATATAAGAAGTATCAGTTGATTTTAAATGTAATTGGTATAAATTATAAATTTTATTATATAAAAAAAGGTAATTTTTTAATATTTCAATTAAAATATAGTCATAAAATAATTATTAAGTTACCTAATATAATATTTTGTAATTTAGATGTGAATAAAAATTTTATATATTTATATAGTATGAATATATTTATATTAAATTCTATTGGAAATTTAATAAATTCATTTCAATATATAAATAAATATAAAGAATTAGGTATAAAATTAATATGA
- a CDS encoding apicoplast ribosomal protein S5, putative, whose amino-acid sequence MIISIINKKLNNFYILYYIIVLFKSIFVLILKRKLNNYLYKIYNILIIYLKLYYIINNNKDKKYIFNNKNLDFIYFYIYKYNNIKFNNNIIKLNNNNIIEKIIEIKKISYTIKKGRIRRYKIVLVLGNKQGWIGLGVSKNININKAIISAKIKALNNIYYFKYSILNIYKLRYIYINYSKFFIKLQFKIYNYLNIRFLLLKYLFECLGYFNCKIIIYYNIIHNRYNLLNKLLLILFNIF is encoded by the coding sequence ATGATAATTAGTATTATTAATAAAAAATTGAATAATTTTTATATATTATATTATATTATAGTATTATTTAAAAGTATTTTTGTATTAATATTAAAAAGAAAATTAAATAATTATTTATATAAAATTTATAATATTTTAATTATATATTTAAAATTATATTATATTATAAATAATAATAAAGATAAAAAATATATTTTTAATAATAAAAATTTAGATTTTATTTATTTTTATATTTATAAATATAATAATATTAAATTTAATAATAATATTATAAAGTTAAATAATAATAATATTATTGAAAAAATTATTGAAATAAAAAAAATATCTTATACAATAAAAAAAGGAAGAATTAGAAGATATAAAATAGTATTAGTATTAGGTAATAAACAAGGTTGGATAGGATTAGGAGTTAGTAAAAATATTAATATTAATAAAGCTATTATATCCGCTAAAATAAAAGCTTTAAATAATATTTATTATTTTAAATATTCAATATTAAATATATATAAATTAAGATATATATATATAAATTATAGTAAATTTTTTATTAAATTACAATTTAAAATTTATAATTATTTAAATATAAGATTTTTATTATTAAAATATTTATTTGAATGTTTAGGTTATTTTAATTGTAAAATAATAATTTATTATAATATAATACATAATAGATATAATTTATTAAATAAATTATTATTAATATTATTTAATATATTTTAA
- a CDS encoding apicoplast ribosomal protein L36, putative: MKKRSSIKKICNKCKLIKRFKKLHIICINKKHKQTQ, from the coding sequence ATGAAAAAACGTTCTTCAATAAAAAAAATATGTAATAAATGTAAATTAATAAAACGTTTTAAAAAATTACATATAATTTGTATAAATAAAAAACATAAGCAAACACAATGA
- a CDS encoding apicoplast ribosomal protein S11, putative: MIKCNNYIIFLYFKLTLKNTLITISKYKYNNNKYIYIKNIKNISCGCFKYFKNRLKNTILANNILTINIIKYLINKNYLNINIIFNGINYYRIHILKLLLNVKYKNKKLNINKIFDITSIPYNGCKYSKRKY; this comes from the coding sequence ATGATTAAATGTAATAATTATATAATTTTTTTATATTTTAAATTAACTTTAAAAAATACTTTAATAACAATATCTAAATATAAATATAATAATAATAAATATATTTATATAAAAAATATTAAAAATATATCATGTGGTTGTTTTAAATATTTTAAAAATAGATTAAAAAATACTATATTAGCAAATAATATTTTAACTATAAATATTATAAAATATTTAATTAATAAAAATTATTTAAATATAAATATAATATTTAATGGTATAAATTATTATAGAATACATATATTAAAATTATTATTAAATGTAAAATATAAAAATAAAAAATTAAATATAAATAAAATATTTGATATAACTTCAATACCTTATAATGGATGTAAATATTCAAAAAGAAAATATTAA
- a CDS encoding apicoplast ribosomal protein S12, putative has product MLTINKLLYKKKYKKNKKITNYLLNKCPQKKGIVLKILIKTPKKPNSALRKVAKIRLSNNKELLAYIPGEGKSIQEHNFVLIKGGRVKDLPGIKYKIIRGSLDSIGVLNRKTSRSKYGTKKY; this is encoded by the coding sequence ATGTTAACAATAAATAAATTATTATATAAAAAAAAATATAAAAAAAATAAGAAAATAACAAATTATTTATTAAATAAATGTCCTCAAAAGAAAGGAATAGTTTTAAAAATATTAATAAAAACTCCAAAAAAACCAAATTCAGCTTTAAGAAAAGTTGCTAAAATAAGATTATCAAATAATAAGGAATTATTAGCATATATACCAGGTGAAGGTAAATCTATTCAAGAACATAATTTTGTATTAATTAAAGGAGGTAGAGTAAAAGATTTGCCAGGTATAAAATATAAAATAATAAGAGGTTCTTTAGATTCAATTGGAGTTTTAAATAGAAAAACTTCTAGATCTAAATATGGAACTAAAAAATATTAA
- a CDS encoding apicoplast ribosomal protein S7, putative: MIIFKYFIKIFLKKGKLNKSIKLLIYILYLLKKITNKSSIFIFNKAIKNLLLPFSFLKIKINHIKYNIPIIISYEQSIFNIYKLLNNIIKNKNILLYKIICKYIIFSYNKEGELYKIKLNLIKQFISNRVYIYLLKKNKIKK; encoded by the coding sequence ATGATAATATTTAAGTATTTTATAAAAATATTTTTGAAAAAAGGTAAGTTAAATAAAAGTATAAAATTATTAATATATATATTATATTTATTAAAAAAAATAACTAATAAATCTAGTATATTTATTTTTAATAAAGCTATAAAAAATTTATTATTACCTTTTTCTTTTTTAAAAATAAAAATAAATCATATTAAATATAATATACCTATTATAATATCATATGAACAGTCTATATTTAATATATATAAATTATTAAATAATATTATAAAAAATAAAAATATTTTACTATATAAAATTATTTGTAAATATATAATTTTTAGTTATAATAAAGAGGGTGAATTATATAAGATAAAATTAAATTTAATTAAACAATTTATATCTAATAGAGTATATATATATTTATTAAAGAAAAATAAAATTAAGAAGTGA